In the genome of Helicovermis profundi, the window ATATTTTGTAACTTCATCTGCTTTATATCCATTTAAATCAACTGTTACTTTTTTCATAACTATATCTTCTATTGGCTTATCATGCCTATCAACTTTTGAAGCTGCTATTTCATCAACAAATTCAATACCTTTTCTTACCATTCCAAAAGCCGCATATTTACCGTTTAATTGCTTTGATGATTGCTGCATTATGAAAAACTGTGAACCTGCTGAATTGGGATCATTAGTTCTCGCCATTGATATAACTCCACGCACGTGAGATAAATCATTATCAAAACCATTTTCTAAGAATTCTCCAGCAATACTATAACCTGGACCACCGCCTCCAGTAGCATCAGGGTCTCCGCCTTGAATCATAAATTTTTCAATAACTCTATGAAATGTCAATCCATCATAAAAGCCACTATTAATAAGTGAGATAAAATTATTTACTGTATTTGGAGCTTTCTCTGGATACAAGTCAATTACAATTTTTTTATCATCAGCTAATTCTATTGTCACAATTGGATTATTTTCAGAACTTACCACGTTTACTTTTTCTAAGGCAGGTTCACTTTGTGCCACTTCTACCTTTTTAGAACAGCCTGCAAATACTAGCGCTAAAATCAAAAGACTTACTAATAACTTAAATTTGTATTTCATTGAAATTCTCCTTTTTCTATTAAAATGGTTAGATTTAAATTTACGATGTCATATATAGTATATACTTCATTCATCCAAATTCATTATTATATTTTATCATGCAATAGTACTTATTGTCTATTAGGAATACTCACTTTCTATTATATAATAAACAATAAAATTACACGAAATTTTACAAAAAAAATATTAACACATATTATCTGTGTTAATATTTTAGTTTATAATAGTTTACACCTCTTCACTTTAACATAATATAATAATAATATTATTATTATTATTATATTCTATGCAAATTTAATAGCTAGTATTCCTTTATCAAGTTTAGCTGATACAATCTCTTTTCCTTGTAGTTGTTTTGGAAGTAGCAAACATCTTTTTTCATTTTTTATTGTAATTTGTATTTCACCATCCGTTTGACCTAAGTCCATATCTGATTTTTCTATAAATGGCAGATATACATTCATTATATATGATTCTTCATTTTGCCTTACTGTAAATATTTTTTGCCTTGCTAAAACATCCGAAGGGTCTAGTTCGCCATATATACCACCAATTTTCTTTAATGTTTCTACTGACCTTAGTTCATGCTTTTGCAACATTAACTTAAAGACTGGAACGTCTCTAAAACTATCTTCTAATTCTTTTAAGCCTTCTTCTTGCAGGCTTACCCATCTATTAAAATATCCTTCTAAAGCTTCTTTTGGATAAACTTTATTGATGATGATTGCATCTACATTGTAATCATAAAGATGTAACCAAGTAAAATTACGTTTAGTTTCTTTGATAACGATTTTTTCAGGTGTACTTACGATTCTAAGTGACAATACATCTTTATTTAACATCAATGTTTGCAGTTCTTCTAAACGTTTAAAGAGTTTTTCAAATTCAGCAAATAAAGAATCCTTTGGCATTGGTATTTTTGTGATTTTTTCTATAGCTGGCCCCGTAGCCTTAACTACTTTTCTTTTAAGAGGTAAGATCTTTTCTATCATGTTGGCGAACATCTCTGGAAACTTAAGGAGGGTAAGCGTTTCTCCAGTTGGAGCGCAGTCAACTATTATTACATCATGTTCATTTTTTTCATAGATATCTAAAATTTTAAATAGAGAAAATAGCTCTTCTAAACCTGGAAATACCAATAATTCTTCAACTTCTAGTCCACCTTCAGCTCTTGAAGAAATTAGTTGTTTGATGTATTCTTGCATCTCACCCCAAGATTTTTCGCTTTCTGATAAAACATCAATTTCCATTGCCTCTAAGTTTTTTATTACTTTAGTTGGTTCATATGTTAATTTAACATCTAGTGAATCAGATAAACTATGTGCTTGATCTGTACTCATAATAATAACTTTTTTACCTTCTGATGCAAGTTTAATACCCGTTACAGCTGCAATAGTAGTTTTGCCAACACCGCCCTTACCTGTATATAAAATAATTCGCATATTCACCCTCCTAATCAATATCAACTTTTTTTAACTTAGATTTATTTTTATCCCAAGTATCTTCACCGATACTTTCTATTAATATTTCTTTTACTTCATTAGCAATTACCTCTAAATGTTTTATTGTCTTTTCAGGAACAACTGATTTCAATAATTTCTTTTTTAGTCTAGAAATCTCCATAATAATTTCAATTGACTCTTCGTTTATAATATTCATAATATCACCCTTTCTAACCCTTAGTTAATGCAATTAAAAGCATTTGATCTTCAAATTTAGCACCACTGATTGTATGATTTCTGAGTGCATTTGGTTTTGGTATATTTCTTTTGTAATTTCCAATTTTAATAATAATATCTGTATTTGATTCATGCATATCGAGTGCCTTTTTTTCAACAGTTGGTAGGTATAGTTTTAATAAATAACCATTTTTCACTGTTTCAAAAGATTCACCTTTTTGCACATCATTGACTTTAAATACATCCCAGCCACTAAGTGCTGCACTCTCAATTTTTTCGATACCACTTAAGCCGCTTAAGTCACTATCAAACCAAGGCACTTCATATGTTGGAACATCCACAAAAATACTGTTTAATTCTTCAATATAGTTATTTTGAATACTTATCCACTCATCGAAAAATTCATTATCAATATCTCTTGGTAATATTCTATTGATGTAAACTCCATCTACATTAAAATTAAATAAATTCATATACATGTAATTACGTTTTGTTTCTTCTACAACCATCTTTTCTGGCATAGCTACAAGCCTTATAGATGTTATTCTACTATTCTTTAGTAGTTCTTGTAATTTAATCAACTTTATAAATAACTTCTCTATATCTGACATAGCTGCTTTATCAGGAAGTTCAATTTTAAATATAACTTTAGATACAGGTGATAAAATTCTCATAGCAACTTTTCCTATAGGAAAAAACTTTTCAATATACCAAGATAAAAGTTCTGGAAACTTAAGTAATGTCAAAGTTTCACCAGTCGGTGCACAGTCTACTATTATTCTTTCATAAATACCACTTTCATACACATCCAGGATTTTAAGTAATGAAAATAACTCATCCATCCCTGGAAAGATACTTAATTGTTCTAAAGTACCTAAGGACATATCAAATGATGAAAGCATATTTGACACCGCTCTTCTCATATCACTAAACTCATTTTCCATCATATAATTCGGATCAATTTCAAGTACATCTAAATTATCTACTACTTGAGTAATTGTTTTACCAACTTTAACTTCAAATATATCACCTAAATTATGTGCCATATCTGTGCTTACAATTAATGTTTTTGCACCTTCTTTAGCAGAATGTAGTGCATGTGCTGATGCCATGCTTGTTTTACCGACTCCACCTTTTCCTGTAAATATTATTATTCTTCCCATACATTTACCTCCATTTTAATTCTTTTCCCGAATAGTTCTTCTGTCGAAGTATCATGTGTTTTTTTACTGCCATTTGGCAGTAAATTTTAATCTATAAGTATTTTTCTTATTTTCTTTTCTACAACTTTATCTGTAGTTTTTGTTTGACTTACTATTGTTACTATTTTTTTAATCACACCTGATAACAAAGATATTTCATCATTAGTCAACGACATCATAACACGTTGACCATAATCCAAAAATACACTTAATATATTGGCAATTTCTTTAGTACCAGACTCGGTTAACACAATAGTTACTACTCTTTTATCTTGCTCACTTCGAATTCTACTCACCATTTTCTTTTTTTCCATACGGCTTACAATACCGGTTGTTGTATTCAAAGGAGCATTTAGATACTCAGCTATTTGACTCATATTCACATCGCTGCCTCTATATAACATCAGTAATACCAACATTTCATTTTTTGTACAGTTAAGTAAAACGTTTTTCCATGTATCCTGTGATAAAAGCATTTTAAATTGATCGATATAATCAAACATCATATTTTCTAAATTATTTATATCGAAATCCATTTTACTTCCTCCTTCGAATTAATTTAATTCTACCACCGAAGTATTTTTTTGTCAAGTTGATTTTTACTTCTTGTTGATTCTATCTTCTTTTCGAAACAGCCTTTAAAAAACCAATCACAATTACATCGCTACAATATCTATAACTTTTATGTGATTCTTTTCTAAATAGTGTAGTTAGTTTATCTTTTGAAATTTCTACTTGTACTGACTTAAACATTTGAAGCATATCTTCACTGTTTAGAGATAGAGCAATCTTCATTTTTTTAAGTATAACATTATTTATACTTTTGACGTCTTCAACTAATGTTGGTTGTCTTTTTTCTTGTCCATCCTTTAAAGGTTTTTCTCCTCTAAAAAATACAATCAGACCATTTAAAAATGATTCTAAATCTTCATATTCAAAATGTTTTTCATTCTTACCTTGTAATAACAATTCAGCTTCATCTTCTGACATTTCAATTTGATCTAATTTAAATATTTTAACTAAATCAGCGGCTTTAAAATCTAAGGCATTACTAATTCTCATTAATCTTTCAGTATTATTCATAATTCCTCCACGTATACGCTCAAATGAGCTAACATCATTATATCATTCATTATAGCTAAAGGATATGTATTAATTAATCCTTTTATTAGTAAATCAAGGATTCTTATTAATAATTGTTGTAATTTTCGATTTTTGATTTTCTTACTTAGAATAGGGTATTTTCATATTGAAGAAGTAAGAGTACACATTATTTATGGAAACAACTACAGGCCAAGCCTTATGTGTATACAAGTAAATATTAAAAATAGGAAGGTGAGTTTATTGATTATTATTACTATGTACGGTTTATTGACCATTTGCTTAGTGGTATCTTTTATTAAGAGTAAGAAAAAAACTATAAAAGCTCTTAAAATCGCACGAAAAGCATTATTTAAAACAACGCCAACTCTATTGACGGTGCTTGGTATTGTGGGATTAACATTGGGAATTTTAACGCCTGAAACAATTTCAAGATTAGTAGGTGAAGAAGCAGGAATTATAGCAACACTTATTGCATCAGTAATCGGTGCAATAACACTAATTCCTTCCATAGTTGCATTCCCGCTAGCAGGATCACTTTTACGCTCTGGTGCAACAGTTATGACTATATCGGCATTTGTAACAACTTCAGTTATGGTTGGTGTTGTCACAGCACCTATGGAAATTAAAACTTTGGGCAAGAAATTCACATTGCTACGTAATGGATTAGGATTTGTTGCTGCCTTAATTATAGCAAGTATTATGGGGTGGATTTTATGATTAACTTAATAAAAAAATTTATGTTCCCCATTCTTATTATCTTTGTGTTTATTGCTTTATCGATATGGAGTACTGATGTAGCTATGCGTTCAATACAAGTGACCCTAGATTACTTCAAAGAAATGATTTTAATTATGCCTCCAGTGTTTATACTGATGGGATTAATGGAAATTTGGGTGCCAAAAGATAAAATTCAAAAATTGCTTGGTAGTGGTTCTGGAATTAAAGGGATTATACTTTCACTAGCACTTGGTACATTACCAACAGGACCATTATATGTGGCATTCCCAATGACTGCATCACTGCTCCGTAAAGGTGCTAGTATCAGAAATATGGTTGTTTTTTTAGGATCATGGGCTGCACTAAAAATACCTCAACTTATGGTGGAAATAAAATTTCTAGGAATATCTTTTGCACTGGCAAGATTTATTTTAACATTTTCTGCACTTATTGTGATTGGAATATTAATGGAATTAATTCTTCGATTTAGTCCAGATCAAGAATGGCTTGAAAAAAGTGGTGAAAAAGAATAATGAGTAGAACTGATCACTTTCTACAAAAAAGCTGCTAAATTAATAGCAGCTTTTTATCTATTTAAACCATTTATCATTCATAAGATCTTTAGCATCTCTCGTTAATGGAATCAAATCTGTTTGATCAATATACTCAATATCAAATTTTCGATTTAGTGCTAAAAAGTGCCTAAGTCCAAATGCAATTTTATTCAAATATGAAAATACTCCAATTGCACCAGTTGAAAAATCATTGGCTTTTAATCCATATATGCTTCTTAAATCGGCTAAATCTCCAAAAAGCTCTTCTTTTGTACTACCATAAGATTTTAAATGCGTAGGTACTGTACCTGCTTTAAGCATTTCTCCAACCTTTTTACTGGTCATTGCAGCTGCCATAGTAGCGCGGCAAATTCCAATAGCTGTCACATCACCATTTCCATAAGCCAATGCTTTAAAAACTTGATCTTCTGATGCAAAACCACCAGTAATAACAATAGCTGGTATCCATTTTCCTTCTTTTTTCACCTTATTCACAATTGTATTAACTGCCTGCTCTAAAACAACCGTTGGCATAGACCATTCATTCATCATTTTACAAGGACTATAACCACTACCACCACCTGCACCATCAAATGTAATCATATCAACACCCGCTACGCTCGCTATACGAATTACTTTTTCTAAATCTATCGGATCATAACCCGCCATTTTAAAATAGAAGTTTTTCCCTCCAAGTTTTCTTAAACTTTCAATACGTTTAACTAAATAATCTTCCTCCCAAAGAGGTAATCTTCCATAAGAATAAAAATTAGGACAAACTCCTTCTTTATATGCCTTCTTCATCTCAGGACTAGTTGGATCTGGATGTACCAAAATACCTTTTTCTTGCTTAATTAAAGCTTCTTCAATATTTTTAAGTTTAGTAACTGGTTGTGTGCCTTTTGCAGATTGTCCAAATTTAAATTCAATAGCCTCTGCACCCTCAACACTTATAGCATATTCTGGAACACCATACATATCATCTTCTACATTACACTGTAAAACAATTTGACCATAACCTCTATAGTATTTTCTAAATGCATCAAGCATTTTTTTTAGAGCTGGAAAATGGTTTACCTTATTATCTTCAATAACAAGTTTTGGATCTTTATTTCTAGCATCCTCTCCAATAACACAAGTTATACCTGCCATTGCAGCTCCTGCATAATAATCTTCCCAATTTAATTTAACTAAGGCAGGCAAGATAATTGGCATTGCAAGTTTTATTATATTTGTATTACCATAAGTTCTCTCTAGATTTACATTAAATATAGATGCTTCATTATATGTAGGATTGACACCTCTTGCACCAAAAACACGACCATTTATATTAAAATGAGAATAATCAATTGAGTAATCTTTTTCTGATCCAACTTGATTTGTTCCCGTGTTTGTAGGGTAAACAGTTCTTGCTCCAAGAACTCCAGCTAATCCAATTTCACACGTGCCAATGCAATCTTCAGTGCAAAGCGAACACATACCTGACTGTGGTGATAGTTTTTTGCTTCTGTTTTTTGTATCATTAAAAGCTGATGATAATTTTGTTGAATATGTCATATTACGCCTCCTTGTAATTACAAGTCCCTAGTATTTAAATTATACCACAAAACAAGTTAATAGCATATGCCCAGAATGTGCCATTTGTCATATATACAATAATATTTTTTAAATTTGACATTTCCTAAAAAATTATGTAGTATAAATTAAAACTATGACTGAGAAATGAAGTACTAAATACCTTTAAGAGAGTTAGCGTTTGGTGGAAGCTAATATGTATTAATATGGATAAAGCCTCATGAGTTGCTTTAATTAGCCGGCTAAACACCGTTATCGAATTAAGTGAAACTAGGATGGTACCGCGTATATACGCTCCTTACAATATATTGTAAGGAGCTTTTTTATATTCTAAATGAAAAAGGAGGTAGCGTGATAAAAACTATCATGCGCATAATATTATGAGTGAAGAAAAAAATGTAGCACAAACAAAATTTAGTGAACAAGAATTAATTAGAATGGATAAATTAAAGGATTTAGAGGAACTAGGTGTGGATCCATTTGGTAGCAGATTTGATATTTCTGATTATTCTGAAGCATTAAAAACAAAATATGCTGATGTATCTAAAGAAGAGCTTGCTGAAATGGAAATTAATGTTTCTGTTGCAGGAAGAATAATGACTAAACGTGGTAAAGGTAAAGCCGGATTTATGCATATTCAAGATAATGATGGACTTATTCAAATATATTTAAGAAAAGATATACTTTCAGAAGTAGAATTTACACTTTTCAATAAGTGTGATATTGGAGATATTATTGGTATACGTGGAATTGTTTTTAAAACTAACACAGGTGAAGTAAGTGTAAAAGCTAAAGAGTATATTCATTTAACTAAATCTTTAAAACCTCTTCCAGAAAAATATCATGGAATTTCTGATGACGAAATCAAATTTAGAAAACGTTATTTAGATATTATTACAAATAGAGATGTAAAAGAATTATTCTTAAAGAAACAAAAATTCTGGAGTACAGTTAGAAATTACTTAATTGAAAATGACTTCTTAGAAGTTGAAACTCCTATACTTGAAACTTCTTCAGGTGGAGCTGCTGCAACACCATTTGCAACTCATCACAACGCACTAGATATTGATGTATTCTTAAGAATTTCTATGGGTGAACTATGGCAGAAAAAACTTCTAGTTGCTGGGTTTGAAAAGACTTTTGAAATTGGAAGACAATTTAGAAACGAAGGTATGAGTAATGAGCATTTACAAGACTATACTCAATGTGAATTTTACTGGGCTTATGCGGATTTTAAAGATGGTATGGAGTTTACAAAAGAATTATATAGAAGAATAACTAAAGCAGTCATGGGTTCTTCAAAATTTTCAACTCGTGGATTTGAAATCGATATGGATGATGAATGGAAAATCTACGACTTTGAAACAATCATCGAAGAAACAACTGGTGTAAATATCTTCAACACAACTAAAGACGTTGTTATGGCAAAATTAGATGAGTATAAAGTTGAATATGATACTAATATTGGATTCTGGAGAATGGTAGACTTACTTTGGAAAGTAGTTAGAAAAGATTTATCTGGTCCTGGATTCTTAGTTGGACAACCAGTTGAACTTAATCCTCTACCTAAGAGACTTAAAGAAGATCCTAGAAAAGTTGCTCAAATGCAAATTATACTTGCAGGATCTGAAATGGGTAATGGTTATACTGAGTTAAACGACCCACTTGATTTAGAGGCAAGATTTAAAGAACAACGTGCAATGAGTGAAGCAGGAGATGAAGAAGCTCATGAACATGATGAAACATTTATAGAAGCTCTAAGATATGGTATGCCACCTGCTTTCGGATTCGGTGTGTCTGAGAGATTATTCTCGGTTATGATGGATAGACCTATTAGAGAGTGTGTTATATTCCCACTAATGAAACCAAAAGCTTAATATTTTAAATAGTAAAAAATATCTAAAACTATAGAAAGATTAATTTCTTTCTATAGTTTTAATTTTTAAAATAAGCACAATATTAAATTAGTAAATTTTCTTTTCTCGATTACTAGATAGATTCATGTGTAGCCACTACTATAGATACTCACAATTATTAACCCAATATTGTTAACCATAATTTTTAGATCCACGACTTCCTCTCTTATATTCCAAAAAAATCGAGAGAGATGCTAAAATTATTTTACAACAATCCATATATAATTTTTATTGCTATAACTAAAATTATTACACCAATAATTTTCTTAACCTGACTAGGATGTAACTTTTCATTCATAAACCAATTTCCAAGCAAACCTCCAACAATTGACGCAGATCCTGTTATTAGTAATAAATAAAAATTTATATCTCCCATTGCAAGATAAGTAATAAACCCTGAAAAGGAAGAAAGTGGAACCACAAAAGCTGTTATAATTGCAATTTTTTTAGGCTTATTTCCCAAATATAACAAAATCGGTGAAATTAAACTTCCTCCACCAACTCCAAGAAGTCCCGAAATAAATCCAACGAAGCTACCAATTACAACCCCATATTTTATTTGTTTGGATTTAGAAAATATTTTTTTAGAAGCTTTAGGAGTATAAAATAAAATCATACAACCTGAGAATAGTAAAAACATTGCAAATAAGCTCATCAAAATATGTCTATCAATATACTTACTAGAATATGCACCTAAAGGAGCAATCATAAATGATGCAATTGCTATAGGCACTGCTAAATCATACTGAACACGCTTATGTACAATATTTTTAAAAGACGCAGCTGATAAACTTAATCCATTCAAAAATAATCCTGTTGGAATTGCAACATTTAATGGTAACCCAAGCCAATAAAAAATTGGAATAAAAATAAATGCTGCACCCATTCCCGCCATAGCAAGAATAGTGCTGAATACAAGAACCACGATACCACAAATTAAATAGAATATCATTTTATTCTATTCCTACTATAACTGGAATACCTGTTTTGTTTTCTATTTCTTTTGCAATTTCATTTACATCAAAATAAGGGCATTTAACATCTTGTAGCATACATCCTGAAAAATGAATTGCATCTATATTCTGTTTAGCCAACATCATTCCTTGTTTAACAACTCTTACTCCTGGACAGCCGCCACACGTTGCCATAGCAACAACTTGAATATTTTTTTCCTCATATACTTCAAATTTACCTTTTTTATTAGTTGCATAATCAAAACATTTCCAACATACATCTGAACCCGGACAACCACGCAGCATAAATTTTTCACATGCTAAAATTCCTATTTTTTTCATAAAGCACCTCCAAAATTTCAAAAGTAGGACAAAATTTCAAATGAAAAATTGTCCTATATTAAACTTATTTTTTATTTACGTCTAAATTTTCTTCAAAAACAGATTGCATTTTAGAAATCATCTCTTTTGCTAAATTTTGCTTTTCTTTTGAATCAAGCTCTGAAAATATCATATTTAGACATTTTGGCATCATATTCGACATAAATTCAATTCGTTCCTCTGGTGACATTTTCGCAAACATATTATCCATCATATTTGGCATCATTTCTTTCATATCTTCAGGTTTCATCATTCCAGACATCATTTTCTCCATCATTTGTTTCATAATTCCTCCTTGTAGTAGCTATCAAGTAATTTAACATATTGTATTTGACAATAATGACTAACATCAATTTCTCTAAATACCACCTACCTCAAAACAATATATCTATTTAACTTCCTTTAAATTGTAATTTACAACCATATTGACGATCTTCCAGATCGTATCACTAGCTAATCAATAAAAATTATAAGCTCCTTGACTTTCAACTCTGACCATTGAAGCTTCTTTTAGTACTTTTAAATGATGCGAAACTAAAGGTTGTGATAGTCCTGCATTTTTTGCAATTGAATTCACACTTTTACATTCTTTAGTTAAAGATTCAATTATACGTATTCTATTTCCATCAGCTAGTACTTTAAAAGTATTTTGAATTTCCACATAATTTTTCATTATATCTTCCTCCTTCCAATAATTACTATCCATATTAGCTTAGAATCTGTTTTTAGTAAAATAATAAGTTAAAAGACATTAACTTATTATATCTTTTTTCATTCGTTCAAAGTCCTCTTTAGATATTTCACTATTTACATATCTTTTATTTAGTATATCTAAAGCTGACTCTGAATTTTTATCATCTTTAAAATTCCTATTATAATCATATGATGAACTACAACCACTAAATCTTCCACGACTAAAAACCATGTAAAAAACAAATAACATTACAATTATCCCAATTACCGGAAAAATCCACATTCCACTCCACACAAAAAATTGTGATCCCATATTAAACCTCCTCTTGTGTATATTGTCTGTTCGAAAAATTGTAAATATAATTATAAAAAATATTAAATTTTTATTTTTCTATAATTACAGTTCATATTATTCTTAATAATCACACTATAACATAAACCGGCATTTATATCAATAGTCATTTATATAAACGTAAGTTTATATAGAGGGTGCTATTTTTTATTTAATACTAATTTTTATATTAAATAGATTAAAAAACAAAAAATATCCACATTAATTTGTAATGCAGATATTTTTAAAATTTATAATGCATACTAAAATTCCACTTGGAAAAGCAATAAAATACACTTTAAATCAGTGTAATAAATTAATAAGATTTTTAAAGGATGGTAGAATAGAAATTGATAACAATAGAGCCGAAAGAGCAATAAAGCCATTTGTGATTAGAAGAAAGAATCGGATGTTTTCTAGATCACCTAATGAATCAGTTGATAGTGCTATTTATTACAGTGTAATAGAAACGACAAAAACAAATAAACTTAAACCGTTTTATTATCTTGAGTATTTATTTGAGAGGCTTCCAAATTTGGATTTAGAAAATCCACGTGAATTAGACGCTTTGTTGCTATGATCAAAAACATTACCTAATAATATTAGACTATAAGACTAGAGTTTAAGAGAATATACGCTTACAAAATAAGCACAATATTAAATTAGTAAATTTTATTTTCTTGATTGCTAGATAGATTCATGTGTAGCTATGCTTCATCAAGTAAAAAGTCAAATAAATTCAAATGCCTAATTCCATTATTAGACAAATCAACTTTATCCATTGTTATTAAAATTTTAGGATACTGATCATTAATTTTACTTAAAGATTGTATCTCTCTATTTAGAGTTGATTCTTCTAAAGTGGTTAAACTAACTTGAAAATAAAGAGGTTCTGCATTTTTCACAGCTATAAAATCAACTTCATATGATAGATTTTTACCAACTGTAACCTCATAACCTCTTCTTAATAATTCTAAAAACACTATATTCTCAATAACATGACCTAAATTTCCTTACCTATATCCAATCAACCTGTTCCTTAGTCCAGTATCTACTACAAAAGCTTTTTCAATATTAAGGTTTTTATAAGCTTTAAAAAGTAAAAATTCCTTAAATGACAAGGGAAAAACTTTCAACTCAATATATCTTCCGGACAGATATGTCAAATGATCTCCTAAGAACATTCTAGAATTTGAACTAGTAACATATATATCAGCATTCAAGCTAACTCTAAGACTATTAACGACCTTTACCCATTCTTCTACTTCTTGAACCTCATCTATTAATATATATACTTTAGAATCATCTTTAATTTTATCCATTTATATTTATGAAGATTTTTACCATCTTTTAATTCTTCGAATATAAATTTTTCATAGTTTATCTCAATAATATTTTCTTCACTAGTATTTTGTTCTAATAAATATTCTTTGAATAGTTGCAATATTGATGATTTTCCTGAACGTCTAACACCTGTAATCACTTTTACAAATTCATTATCCTTATACTGTATCAATTTAGTTAAATATTTATCTCTAGTTTTCATAAACCATTCACCTCTTTTCCTAATTATACTTCACAAAAACTCTTTAGCCAAAAGTTTTCATAGTGTTAGTCGTAAAATTGTTATTATAATTATAACTACTCACCTTTTGTCAATGAAAGTCCAATAATATCAACATCATCAAATCTATGAAAAAGTATTAATTTTTTTTGAGTTTGATCATATTCATAAAAATCACACGGCGATTGCCAGTTTACATTCAATTCTACAATCACAAAATACTTATCATCATCCATAATTATCTGAAATTTCCAAATATCATGCTTAATTTCTTCTGCTATTTGGAATATTTCTGTGATTATTTCATCGTTATCAACAGTATTCCCATCCGAATCTATTAAAACAATTTTCTTTAACTTATTAAGAACTTCATTATCAGAAATATATGATTCATAGCAATCTGAATCAGCAGTGTA includes:
- a CDS encoding MarR family winged helix-turn-helix transcriptional regulator, with product MDFDINNLENMMFDYIDQFKMLLSQDTWKNVLLNCTKNEMLVLLMLYRGSDVNMSQIAEYLNAPLNTTTGIVSRMEKKKMVSRIRSEQDKRVVTIVLTESGTKEIANILSVFLDYGQRVMMSLTNDEISLLSGVIKKIVTIVSQTKTTDKVVEKKIRKILID
- a CDS encoding ArsA family ATPase, translated to MGRIIIFTGKGGVGKTSMASAHALHSAKEGAKTLIVSTDMAHNLGDIFEVKVGKTITQVVDNLDVLEIDPNYMMENEFSDMRRAVSNMLSSFDMSLGTLEQLSIFPGMDELFSLLKILDVYESGIYERIIVDCAPTGETLTLLKFPELLSWYIEKFFPIGKVAMRILSPVSKVIFKIELPDKAAMSDIEKLFIKLIKLQELLKNSRITSIRLVAMPEKMVVEETKRNYMYMNLFNFNVDGVYINRILPRDIDNEFFDEWISIQNNYIEELNSIFVDVPTYEVPWFDSDLSGLSGIEKIESAALSGWDVFKVNDVQKGESFETVKNGYLLKLYLPTVEKKALDMHESNTDIIIKIGNYKRNIPKPNALRNHTISGAKFEDQMLLIALTKG
- a CDS encoding permease encodes the protein MGLTLGILTPETISRLVGEEAGIIATLIASVIGAITLIPSIVAFPLAGSLLRSGATVMTISAFVTTSVMVGVVTAPMEIKTLGKKFTLLRNGLGFVAALIIASIMGWIL
- a CDS encoding permease — translated: MINLIKKFMFPILIIFVFIALSIWSTDVAMRSIQVTLDYFKEMILIMPPVFILMGLMEIWVPKDKIQKLLGSGSGIKGIILSLALGTLPTGPLYVAFPMTASLLRKGASIRNMVVFLGSWAALKIPQLMVEIKFLGISFALARFILTFSALIVIGILMELILRFSPDQEWLEKSGEKE
- a CDS encoding DUF1456 family protein — protein: MNNTERLMRISNALDFKAADLVKIFKLDQIEMSEDEAELLLQGKNEKHFEYEDLESFLNGLIVFFRGEKPLKDGQEKRQPTLVEDVKSINNVILKKMKIALSLNSEDMLQMFKSVQVEISKDKLTTLFRKESHKSYRYCSDVIVIGFLKAVSKRR
- a CDS encoding peptidylprolyl isomerase; its protein translation is MKYKFKLLVSLLILALVFAGCSKKVEVAQSEPALEKVNVVSSENNPIVTIELADDKKIVIDLYPEKAPNTVNNFISLINSGFYDGLTFHRVIEKFMIQGGDPDATGGGGPGYSIAGEFLENGFDNDLSHVRGVISMARTNDPNSAGSQFFIMQQSSKQLNGKYAAFGMVRKGIEFVDEIAASKVDRHDKPIEDIVMKKVTVDLNGYKADEVTKYNK
- a CDS encoding ArsA family ATPase, whose translation is MRIILYTGKGGVGKTTIAAVTGIKLASEGKKVIIMSTDQAHSLSDSLDVKLTYEPTKVIKNLEAMEIDVLSESEKSWGEMQEYIKQLISSRAEGGLEVEELLVFPGLEELFSLFKILDIYEKNEHDVIIVDCAPTGETLTLLKFPEMFANMIEKILPLKRKVVKATGPAIEKITKIPMPKDSLFAEFEKLFKRLEELQTLMLNKDVLSLRIVSTPEKIVIKETKRNFTWLHLYDYNVDAIIINKVYPKEALEGYFNRWVSLQEEGLKELEDSFRDVPVFKLMLQKHELRSVETLKKIGGIYGELDPSDVLARQKIFTVRQNEESYIMNVYLPFIEKSDMDLGQTDGEIQITIKNEKRCLLLPKQLQGKEIVSAKLDKGILAIKFA